The genomic region AGGTACTCACCCGATGAAAACCAAGCTTCGCCTATTTTTAGATTGGGGCATTACCTTTGATAGTGTTTATACAGTAGCAGAACGTGCCCACCGAAAGGTTACCTATGCGGATAAACAAATACTAGAGGAAAATATTATGCGCCGTCATGCAGCATTTATCGCTATTGATACTGAAAGCGGTGAGCTATTGGAGGAAGTGAGTGGTAGCGGTACTTTGCATACCCCTGTTACCGAACCGCAAACAAATACATCGAAACGCCGTACTCATGTACGGACATCTTAAAAGGAAGGGGGTAGAACATGGGATATTTTGATCATTTGTATAAGGCCTCTCCTGATGAGCTACCATCAAGAGCAAGGGTTGTTTATATGTATCTAAAAGACCGTGCAGGTAAGGGGCAGGACTGCTGGCCGGCAGTAAAAACCATTGCCTCTGACTTGGATTTATCACGCAGTACTATTAAGAGGGCGCTCCATGATCTTAGCAAAGCCGGATTGGTTGAAAAGGAGACTCGATATCGGGAGAATGGAAGCCACACAAGCAATAGGCTAATTTTGAAATAAGATTAGATGGGCCAGTAAAAAAGCACATAGTTTCCACCAAGGGGTTACTATGTGCTTTAGCTGAACCCAGCCCCGGTTCATGGTGAACCGCCCAGAACCACTCACTCTAAAAGATATTATTACAGAGAAAGAACAAGCTGTATCTTTACAACATAACAAATGCTATTTATAGCGCTGGAGGTTGTTCCTTAATTAAACCGCATTGCTTAATCATGGTGAAATATCTTATGCAGCCATGCCCAATTTTTACTTGTATTATACGCAATGGCGTATTATAATAAAATTATTGTAATTCATTTTGTATTTTTACAGATAGGAGCAGTAGCGTATGGAATATATGACCGTACAGGAAGCAGCGGAAAAATGGGGTGTATCTGTGAGACGTGTACAATTTCTCTGTGAAAAAGAAATTATTCCAGGCGTTGTCCGGTTTGGTAAGGCCTGGGCCATTCCAAACGAAGCAGAGAAACCAAAAGACGGCAGATACAAAGCGCATAAGCGTATATAGGTGGTGTGGAAATAATGGGAGTACATAGGATTGATCTAAAAGGTTTTTTTCGACTTGCATTTCAGGTTACAAATAAGCTTAGCATCAAGGCTGTCACAAGGGAAAACTTGCCATATTTTTGGGGATGGATTGCTGTTTCTATATGGCTCTATGCATATTTTCTGCCAATGGGAGGCTTTGCCCTTAAAGTAAGTCTATTTGAGGAAATTGTGGGCGACACAACCTTTTACTTTTATGTCATGCTGATTTCCGGCAGTCTGATACCGCTTCTTTTTGATGGAAAGAAATTTGTTCCCGCCTCATTTTACAGCGTGATCGTTTCTTTGGTATGTTTTATATCAGTATTATTTCTTGGACCGGGCATCCCTTCCAAAATCATTATGCTGATTGCCGTACCCTGTATAGGGCACATTTTTATCGCTCATGTGTACGCTTTTTTTATGGTTCTCAATAATTCGGAAAAATTTTATTCCATGATTCTGGTTGTGCTGTTCCCAAAGGTATTAATGTATATAAAACCGATATTAAGTAGTACACAGATCAAGCCGCATCCGTTTGCCATTCTTATTTTTTTTATTATGATAACCTTGGCGTTTAGCACCTATTTTATTAAGTCTCGTGCTGATACGGTGCCTTCCTTTCAAAAAGTAAAAGCACCTATAAAGGCATATTC from Proteiniborus ethanoligenes harbors:
- a CDS encoding helix-turn-helix domain-containing protein; translation: MGYFDHLYKASPDELPSRARVVYMYLKDRAGKGQDCWPAVKTIASDLDLSRSTIKRALHDLSKAGLVEKETRYRENGSHTSNRLILK
- a CDS encoding helix-turn-helix domain-containing protein, giving the protein MEYMTVQEAAEKWGVSVRRVQFLCEKEIIPGVVRFGKAWAIPNEAEKPKDGRYKAHKRI